In Gorilla gorilla gorilla isolate KB3781 chromosome 12, NHGRI_mGorGor1-v2.1_pri, whole genome shotgun sequence, the following are encoded in one genomic region:
- the LBH gene encoding protein LBH, whose amino-acid sequence MSIYFPIHCPDYLRSAEMTEVMMNTQPMEEIGLSPRKDGLSYQIFPDPSDFDRCCKLKDRLPSIVVEPTEGEVESGELRWPPEEFLVQEDEQDNCEETAKENKEQ is encoded by the exons ATGTCTATATATTTCCCCATTCACTG CCCCGACTATCTGAGATCGGCCGAGATGACTGAGGTGATGATGAACACCCAGCCCATGGAGGAGATCGGCCTCAGCCCCCGCAAGGATGGCCTTTCCTACCAG ATCTTCCCAGACCCGTCAGATTTTGACCGCTGCTGCAAACTGAAGGACCGTCTGCCCTCCATAGTGGTGGAACCCACAGAAGGGGAGGTGGAGAGCGGGGAGCTCCGGTGGCCCCCTGAGGAGTTCCTGGTCCAGGAGGATGAGCAAGATAACTGCGAAGAGACAgcgaaagaaaataaagagcagtAG